The following nucleotide sequence is from Alteromonas sp. V450.
TGAATATTATTGTCGGGTGCTCTTTAGATATAATACTTATAACAGGCTAAGGGGACATTTATGAGAAGCATTGAGCGGCTATTAATCCAGTACGGTGAAAGCCATCAAAATAAAACTAACGTTATAATTCACGCCATTGCCGTACCGAGTATTTATTTTGTCTCAATTGGTTTGCTGTGGAGTTTACCGGTACCGGCATTTATCGAACAATTCGATATTACCTGGGCACACATCATCGCTGTGCCGGTATTGTATTATTATTTTTTACTGTCTGGACCTATCGGGGCGGCGATGACACTTCTAACCATTTTATGTTTCGGTGCCGTAAATACATTAGACTACTTCAACATTTCCGTTTGGTTATTTTCGCTTGTTTTATTTGTTGTTATGTGGGCTCTGCAATTCATTGGGCATCATATTGAGGGAAAAAAGCCGTCCTTCCTCGACGATTTGCGCTTTCTTTTAGTTGGGCCTGCTTGGTGGTGGGTACACTGGCTTAAAAGAATGAATATCAGTTACTAAACGCAAAAAATATTTGATATCCCAAAAGCATGTCTAATATCAAGATTTTGTCCTGCGACCAGAGGTATAAGGGGCACGACCAAGCTGCTTGGGTCG
It contains:
- a CDS encoding DUF962 domain-containing protein, with amino-acid sequence MRSIERLLIQYGESHQNKTNVIIHAIAVPSIYFVSIGLLWSLPVPAFIEQFDITWAHIIAVPVLYYYFLLSGPIGAAMTLLTILCFGAVNTLDYFNISVWLFSLVLFVVMWALQFIGHHIEGKKPSFLDDLRFLLVGPAWWWVHWLKRMNISY